The bacterium genome segment AAAATAAAGAAACAGAATATTCTGGCTTAATTGAAGATGTAAAGAGAAGGCTTGCTCAGGCAGCTGGATTGTCTATAGAAGAAGCAAAAAATCAATTGTTGAAAGCAATGGAAGATGATGCTAAGAAAGAGTTTGTGTTTGTCTACAAAAAACTTGAAGAAGAGACAATTAAGCAGGCGGATGATAGAGCAAGAGAAATAGTTCTTACCGCTATGCAAAGGTTGGCAGCTGACGAGGTTTCTGAAAACGTTGTGTCTGTATTAAGTTTACCTAACGATGAAATTAAAGGGCGTATTATTGGTAGGGAAGGAAGAAATATAAAAGCGTTTGAAAAAGCTACAGGGGTTGATTTGATTGTTGATGATACACCTGAGGCGGTCACATTATCTTCTTTCAGTCTTTACCGAAGAGAGATAGCAAGACTAACCTTAGAAAAACTTATAGCTGACGGTAGAATACATCCCGGGAGGATAGAAGAAGTTGTAGAAAAAGTCAAAGATAAACTTGATGAAGAGATAATTGAAGAAGGGAAAAATACCGTATTTGAGGTTGGGGTGGAGAATATTCATCCTGAACTTGTTAAACTTGTGGGTAAACTTAAATATAGAACAAGTTTTGGGCAGAATGCTTTACAGCATACCAAAGAGAGTGCTTATTTTGCTGGTATGATAGCCGCAGAACTTGGACTTAATGTTAAACTTGCAAAAAGGGTTGCTTTATTGCACGATATCGGTAAAGCAATAGACCAAGAGGTTGAAGGCGCTCATCCTGAAATAGGAG includes the following:
- the rny gene encoding ribonuclease Y; translation: MNPLILIPLSILFIFFGYLLKKLIGEKTFKSAEKRAKEIIQEAEKTILEKKREADIEAKEALYRMRNEFERESRNKRKELQFQEKRIQQRELNIERKSEILDKKESEITVKEKNIDTRYDDLKNKETEYSGLIEDVKRRLAQAAGLSIEEAKNQLLKAMEDDAKKEFVFVYKKLEEETIKQADDRAREIVLTAMQRLAADEVSENVVSVLSLPNDEIKGRIIGREGRNIKAFEKATGVDLIVDDTPEAVTLSSFSLYRREIARLTLEKLIADGRIHPGRIEEVVEKVKDKLDEEIIEEGKNTVFEVGVENIHPELVKLVGKLKYRTSFGQNALQHTKESAYFAGMIAAELGLNVKLAKRVALLHDIGKAIDQEVEGAHPEIGAELLRKYGEPEVVIDVALSHHKDVDIATPYTVLAQIADAISATRPGARRDTLEKYIRRIEDLEKIAYSFKGVEDAFAVSAGREIRVIVKPDKISDDEAKTLVREIAKNIEDSMEYIGQVKVTVIREMRETEFAK